One stretch of Punica granatum isolate Tunisia-2019 chromosome 5, ASM765513v2, whole genome shotgun sequence DNA includes these proteins:
- the LOC116208392 gene encoding BSD domain-containing protein 1-like — MDFFKSVFSDDPSPSGSDPDSPKQPEPQDPPGDAPAPGTGSGGGAWSFGGLIKNLATRSESVIQHYRRDIEEFGSGLRKETTVIREAASRAVKDLPASLEVGASVAQESLESVGQAIDDIGATVWKSTAEIISHSKDALLDLDSDSAEIANAGGNISSGSQLHSYSSLGLDVKKYSRFDAQLRAIQCDVGTYCDEPEDKEDYGEWEIGFVLEERSAEIESLIQENGIIKDIYDRVVPDMVDRETFWGRYFYRVDKLKQAEDARARLVKRAISGDEDEDLRWDFDDDGNGEEGEGSASNSKNGILESVKEGSSQVAGEEVSEELRDDKSDGKIEEKEKVESVESCKDSDVSIVSTQPSIPEEDLGWDEIEDMVSNDESRGDGGASSSASRVDLRKRLSAAEEEEDLSWDIEEDDEPPKAQ, encoded by the coding sequence ATGGATTTCTTCAAATCCGTCTTCTCCGACGACCCCTCGCCGTCCGGTTCCGATCCCGATTCGCCCAAGCAGCCGGAGCCACAGGACCCGCCCGGAGACGCTCCCGCCCCTGGCACTGGCTCCGGCGGAGGCGCGTGGAGCTTCGGTGGCCTGATCAAAAACCTCGCCACCAGATCGGAGTCCGTGATCCAGCACTACCGGCGGGACATCGAGGAGTTCGGGTCCGGCCTGAGGAAGGAGACCACGGTCATCCGCGAGGCCGCCTCCCGCGCCGTCAAGGACCTCCCGGCGTCGCTCGAGGTCGGCGCGTCGGTCGCCCAGGAGTCCCTCGAGTCGGTCGGCCAGGCCATCGACGACATCGGCGCCACTGTCTGGAAGTCCACCGCCGAGATCATCTCCCACAGTAAGGACGCCTTGCTAGATCTTGATTCTGATTCTGCCGAAATTGCGAATGCTGGGGGCAATATTAGTAGCGGCTCTCAGTTGCATAGCTATAGCTCTCTGGGCTTAGATGTTAAGAAGTACAGCAGGTTCGATGCTCAGTTGCGTGCGATTCAGTGTGATGTTGGTACCTACTGTGACGAGCCAGAGGATAAGGAGGATTACGGGGAATGGGAGATAGGGTTTGTTTTGGAGGAGAGGAGTGCAGAGATTGAGAGCTTGATTCAAGAAAATGGAATCATCAAGGACATATATGACAGGGTCGTGCCTGACATGGTTGATCGCGAGACTTTCTGGGGAAGATACTTTTACAGAGTGGACAAGCTCAAGCAGGCCGAGGACGCCAGGGCTAGGCTCGTGAAGCGGGCAATTTCTGGGGATGAAGATGAGGATTTGAGGTGGGATTTCGACGATGACggcaatggtgaagaaggtGAAGGCTCGGCATCAAACTCCAAGAATGGAATTCTCGAATCAGTGAAAGAAGGGTCTAGTCAAGTTGCGGGTGAGGAAGTTTCTGAAGAACTGAGGGACGATAAGTCGGATGGAAAGattgaagagaaagagaaggtgGAGAGCGTGGAGTCGTGTAAAGACAGCGATGTCTCAATTGTTTCAACCCAACCCTCGATACCTGAGGAAGACCTGGGGTGGGATGAGATCGAAGACATGGTGAGCAATGACGAGAGCAGAGGGGATGGTGGTGCCTCCAGCAGTGCGAGCAGAGTCGACTTAAGGAAGCGGCTTAGTGCTgctgaggaagaggaggactTGAGTTGGGATattgaggaagatgatgaaccTCCCAAAGCTCAATGA
- the LOC116208394 gene encoding BI1-like protein: protein MERAAFGYSAVSKGEKDLESGETLYPGLSHGENQLRWGFIRKVYGILAAQILLTTVVSAVTVLYAPVNELLRGSPGLLLFLVFLPFILLWPLHVYQQKHPLNFVFLGLFTLTLSFTVGVSCANTDGKIVLEALILTSAVVFALTGYTFWASRKGKDFSFLGPILFTSLVVLIMTSFLQMFFPLGPTSVAIYGGISAIVFAGYIVYDTDNLIKRFTYDEYIWASVTLYLDILNLFLTILRMMREGNN from the exons ATGGAGAGGGCTGCGTTCGGGTACTCTGCCGTGAGCAAGGGTGAGAAGGATCTCGAGTCCGGGGAGACGCTCTACCCGGGCCTCAGCCACGGCGAGAACCAGCTCCGGTGGGGCTTCATCCGCAAGGTCTACGGGATCCTGGCTGCTCAGATCCTGTTGACCACCGTCGTCTCCGCCGTAACCGTCCTCTACGCCCCTGTCAACGAGCTCCTCAGGGGAAGCCCCGGCCTCCTGCTCTTCCTCGTGTTCCTTCCTTTCATCT TGTTGTGGCCTCTGCATGTTTATCAGCAGAAGCACCCCTTGAACTTTGTCTTCCTGGGCCTCTTCACGCTGACACTGAGCTTCACTGTCGGAGTGAGCTGTGCAAACACTGATG GAAAAATTGTGCTCGAAGCTCTAATCTTAACATCAGCAGTTGTGTTTGCCCTAACCGGGTATACATTCTGGGCCTCTAGGAAGGGCAAGGATTTCAGCTTCCTTGGTCCGATTCTGTTCACCAGCCTTGTCGTTCTGATCATGACTAGCTTCTTGCAG ATGTTCTTCCCACTGGGCCCCACATCAGTGGCCATCTACGGAGGCATCAGCGCCATCGTCTTTGCAGGATACATCGTCTATGACACTGACAATCTGATCAAGCGGTTCACATACGATGAGTACATCTGGGCTTCCGTCACTCTCTACCTGGACATTCTCAACCTGTTCCTCACCATTCTGAGGATGATGAGGGAGGGAAATAATTAA
- the LOC116208390 gene encoding LOW QUALITY PROTEIN: pentatricopeptide repeat-containing protein At5g18950 (The sequence of the model RefSeq protein was modified relative to this genomic sequence to represent the inferred CDS: inserted 1 base in 1 codon) — MARAYWSISVLRHGHGAPLRPAALIRFLSTEPGVDAEKLNSNVSMSEIAKRVCHITRTRPRWEKTLASDFPSFDFSNPVFLQELFKNQSNLLISIRFFYWSLSHYGARLDPGSCELLFDSLVEAQACHAAKSFIAQTGFAPQAASLERYVICLFKGGLVDDAMDAFRRLKKKGLTLKSKTWNVALSACVKAERTGLVWELYKELVASGSLVDMGEETVGHLIRAFCLDGEVSRGYKLLRLVLEDGLVPRPVAFNVLISSYCKRRKFDRVSELLHLMIEKNCTPSLPTYQAVINGLLMRWQQFEALRVFNELKDRGYAPDRIMYATMIHRLCEIGWVWDARKLLYEMISKGFLPERXTICRMINAFFKVGNVEVARKLFAQLSDKGLGGRTSIYDTMICGLIFHKKIEEAWDLFQEMPQKGIARDYLTYYALIGYFLAEGEKKECRKLCRKLFDEAIAQCLLKEMGDVEGVKVLLEQMKKQRFTPLPLDDLLIWGLCGKGLAAEARDGLVSMRKREIKPRMETFARLLKCLTEGNSVNNSFAVLAFMFKAGCHKVVRRPLIHKLRQGESGLIET, encoded by the exons ATGGCGCGAGCTTACTGGTCCATCTCAGTCCTACGCCATGGCCACGGCGCTCCGCTGAGACCCGCTGCCCTAATTCGGTTCCTCAGCACAGAGCCTGGAGTTGATGCCGAAAAACTCAATTCGAACGTTAGCATGTCTGAGATTGCCAAAAGGGTTTGTCACATTACGAGGACTCGACCTAGATGGGAGAAGACCCTGGCCTCGGatttcccttcctttgattTCTCCAATCCGGTGTTCTTGCAAGAGCTGTTCAAGAACCAGAGTAATTTGCTCATATCTATCAGGTTCTTTTACTGGTCTCTCTCCCATTATGGTGCCCGGCTCGACCCCGGTTCCTGCGAGTTGCTCTTCGATTCGCTTGTGGAGGCCCAGGCTTGTCATGCTGCGAAGTCGTTCATTGCTCAGACGGGTTTTGCTCCCCAAGCTGCCTCGCTTGAACGGTATGTTATTTGTCTCTTCAAGGGGGGCTTAGTTGATGATGCAATGGATGCGTTCCGCAGGTTGAAGAAAAAGGGACTTACCCTTAAGTCCAAGACGTGGAATGTGGCGTTGTCAGCATGTGTCAAGGCCGAGAGGACTGGCCTCGTGTGGGAATTGTACAAGGAGTTGGTGGCATCGGGTAGTTTAGTTGACATGGGAGAGGAGACTGTCGGGCATCTCATTCGAGCTTTTTGTCTCGATGGAGAAGTGTCGAGGGGTTACAAGCTGCTCAGGCTGGTCTTGGAAGATGGGCTGGTCCCTCGACCGGTGGCCTTCAATGTATTGATCTCTAGTTACTGTAAAAGGCGTAAATTCGATCGAGTGTCTGAACTCCTGCACTTAATGATTGAGAAGAACTGCACTCCTAGTCTTCCCACGTATCAGGCAGTCATTAACGGGCTGCTCATGCGATGGCAGCAGTTTGAGGCTCTTCGTGTTTTCAATGAATTAAAGGACAGAGGCTATGCCCCAGATCGGATCATGTATGCAACTATGATTCACCGCCTTTGCGAGATTGGATGGGTTTGGGACGCGAGGAAGTTGTTGTATGAGATGATCAGTAAAGGGTTTCTCCCAGAAA ACACCATCTGTAGAATGATCAACGCATTCTTCAAGGTCGGTAACGTCGAAGTTGCCCGCAAGCTATTTGCCCAGCTGTCAGATAAGGGTCTTGGAGGAAGAACCAGCATTTACGACACGATGATTTGTGGGTTGATTTTCCATAAAAAGATAGAAGAAGCATGGGACTTGTTTCAGGAAATGCCCCAGAAGGGCATTGCCCGTGATTACTTGACATACTATGCGTTGATTGGGTACTTTTTGGCAGAAGGGGAGAAAAAGGAGTGCAGAAAGCTCTGTAGAAAGCTCTTTGATGAAGCCATTGCGCAATGTCTCTTGAAAGAGATGGGGGATGTAGAAGGAGTAAAGGTACTTTTGGAACAGATGAAAAAGCAGCGCTTCACTCCATTGCCTCTGGATGATCTTCTCATTTGGGGATTGTGCGGAAAAGGGCTTGCTGCTGAAGCAAGGGATGGGCTTGTGAGCATGCGAAAGAGAGAGATCAAACCTCGGATGGAAACCTTCGCGAGACTGCTTAAGTGTCTTACGGAAGGGAATAGCGTCAATAATTCATTTGCAGTCCTAGCTTTTATGTTCAAGGCAGGTTGTCACAAAGTCGTAAGACGTCCACTCATCCACAAGCTCCGTCAGGGGGAGTCGGGTCTCATCGAAACATAA
- the LOC116208393 gene encoding protein ABCI12, chloroplastic-like, translating into MLCANCTFQRATLAPLPQEPSGRPSISSNSGLHHWNPRLPPSQVKTLKLLGHRGFKVGASVGSDGGGTENWVNRLPIISLGPDKVFRLIANATASPICQFVPSPGTFLHSVDPRIKLVWVVALVVLPARSHIMMRFGLVVYLAFLSIWILPRHLWMDQLGRVSLLSGILFIMLGLGSDGAPALVQSKTPPAAMMGLPSLPASFMSYSYLIMKLGPLQFTRKGLSVASTAACLTFTIFQSASLCLTTTSPEQLAFALRWYLIPLTYVGVPVDEIILTLLLSLRFIHIVFDELRNVALGIVSRRINWVQLTMMETIDIFIGYIQRGSSKIYLTMQSRSLRR; encoded by the exons ATGTTGTGCGCAAATTGTACGTTCCAACGGGCAACCTTAGCTCCTCTCCCGCAGGAACCCAGCGGACGACCCTCAATTTCGTCGAATTCCGGCCTTCATCATTGGAACCCCAGGCTGCCCCCTTCTCAGGTCAAAACCCTAAAGTTGTTGGGACACCGGGGCTTCAAGGTCGGGGCCTCCGTCGGCAGCGATGGTGGTGGAACCGAGAACTGGGTCAACCGATTGCCCATCATTTCTCTCGGACCTGATAAGGTTTTCCGGTTGATAGCGAACGCGACCGCCAGCCCCATTTGCCAGTTCGTGCCCTCGCCCGGGACGTTCTTGCATTCGGTCGACCCGAGAATCAAACTG GTATGGGTTGTGGCTCTTGTCGTTTTGCCTGCTCGGTCCCACATAATGATGCGCTTTGGATTAGTCGTGTACTTGGCTTTCCTTTCGATATGGATCCTCCCTAGACATTTATGGATG GATCAACTGGGAAGGGTATCCTTGCTCTCGGGTATTCTTTTCATCATGTTGGGTCTGGGATCGGATGGTGCGCCTGCTCTTGTCCAATCAAAAACTCCACCAGCTGCCATGATGGGACTCCCTAGTCTTCCTGCATCTTTCATGAGTTACTCTTACCTGATTATGAAGCTCGGACCACTTCAGTTTACGAGGAAGGGCTTGTCGGTTGCTAGCACAGCAGCATGCTTAACTTTCACT ATCTTCCAAAGTGCAAGCCTTTGCCTGACAACCACATCACCTGAGCAACTAGCATTTGCTTTAAGATGGTACTTGATCCCACTAACATACGTTGGCGTACCAGTGGATGAAATTATTCTGACCTTGTTACTCTCCTTGAGATTCATCCATATAGTTTTTGATGAG TTAAGAAATGTTGCACTGGGAATCGTCTCTCGTAGGATAAATTGGGTTCAGCTAACCATGATGGAGACAATTGATA TATTCATTGGCTATATCCAACGCGGAtcttcaaaaatatatttaaccATGCAGAGCAGATCTCTCAG GCGATGA